The Schistocerca gregaria isolate iqSchGreg1 chromosome 2, iqSchGreg1.2, whole genome shotgun sequence genome contains the following window.
GACGAATCCCTGTAGGATGTCACCTGCTAGCATGTGGAAAACCAACTGTGAAGtgtagaggaggtggtgttacggtatggaggtCATTTACTGTGTGCTGTGTGGCTCCTTCACTGCAgttaagaaaatgcaaaatgcgGAATAGTAAGAgcccattttacagcattgtgtgttgCGTACAGTGGAGAAATAGTTTGCAGAAGATTGAGTTGGCATGACAATGTACGTTGCCATAAACCAGTTTCTGTGAGGCAACGGCCTGTGACAATAACATTCCGGAAATGGTCTAGCTTGCCCGTTGTCCCGAAGTGAACAGAATGAAGCACCTTTTGGATGAGTTAGAACATAGATTTCGTCCTACagtccagcgtccaacatcactaccaatTTTGGTTTCGGCGTTTGACGAAAAATGAGCTACAATTCCGCCACAGACATTCAGAGACCTCGTTGAATGCgtcctcagcagagttcaaacTGTCGTAAAGGTGAAGTGTAGAGACGAACCATTTTAATGTCCCACTAACAGGCGTCCGAATGCTTTTGAACAGATAGTGTACAACTCGCACACGAGAGTGATCGTTTACAAAAACCTCTTTTGTCCAATTGTTGAGTATTGCTCGTTGGTCTGGGTCCAGTACCCAGTTGGTTTACCGGAAGATAAGGGAAGATGGTCTTACAATTTTTCATGGATTTTAGCGAAAGTGAGAGAGCTGCCGAAATAATCAATAAACTGCTGTGGAATAAGGCTGTAGAAAGACATTTGCGGCCGCGGTAAGCATCCATACACTCTTAGCCACGTCTGGTGTTGGAGACTAATTACACGAGCACTGTGCCATTGATTTACTCATAAATCTTTACTGGCGGACCCGAATAAAAATCTACAATGATTCAACTCACTGTTAAATCGAATCGGAATACTAAGAGCCGCGAAACACCCTTGGGTCGCGAGAGAGCATTAAACTTCTCACCATCCCAAAGTCAATATATAAAGCCCGGCAACTGTGTTCAGAACATTTCTCAGTTCCGTCCACTGGACTGCAAAACGTACACCGCAGACAGTCAGTACACTGTCTCCAGTTGATTTATACTAGCAGGCACCGATAATCTCCAAAAAACAAGGTTAGATAACAGTTCTTAGTAATAGGTAACAAGGCACGCAGAACCATAACACCGATGAAATCTCGTGTTATCAACCGAGTCGTGGCGTTGTGTTGTCGCAAAATTTCGATGGGTTCGTCCTCGTCACTTGAAGCTGACGACTAGGAAATTCGTGGAAGCGTTGCGACAACCAACGCCACAACTTGGTTGGTGACATGGGATGATTTCACCAGTGAATTTACTGAAAAAGCCTTCTTTCCCCAAAAAACACAACAGTTTAACTTATCACAGTAAAAAAAGTAATTTATAGGCTTCATTTCACCAGGCCTATCAAACAGTTAGCTGCTAACTCCACCCTCTCCTATGAGGGCACCTGCTCCCTAACTGAACCCGCCACCGCCGTAGAGAAAACCGTAAAATTGGGCAGAATTCAACATCGGCGTACTGGAAAACACTTGCGAAGTACGTATTTCAACATATCAAACTTGTAACGCCTATTTTTGACCTATTTTTgtttctgtatcgatatttctacgtCAATTTGTAGTATTGCTTCTGTACAACGTACATCTGTCACGGAAATTCTTTGACTTTGTGTACATACTTCAGTTATGTCAACTTTTGAACGAtattgtttaaattatgcttgtgaatttaaGTAACTAAATGAATGATTGTTATGTAATATACtttaaatgacttggtccatagttagggaacagggggttgaatgtaaaagatgtcggGAAGCCCCGCAGTTAAGGAAGTAGCCCGGTAGAGTGGATGAGGTGTGGATGGCGTGCAATGGCAACTCGTCTTTTGTGACGGGTAAGGAGTCTggtctgagcagtgctgtggttaacatctcgtTAGTAGTAGCGGATAATTGTGGCTGATATTCCTGgcgttttgaggccagaagagcttacgggcagtatttatgggcctcggatgctccATTTGGTGATACAATTACCAAGGCATGGTTTTTGgtcctataaaaatataatttcgaCGCCAAGAAGATATGTAACAGGGCGAGGACAATAGTATTGCTATGACTGCATCGTCGCCAGcttaacagccactgcaaattgcgccaccagtgctaccagccttccactaaattgtttgtatttggcattctgtaattggaccaggtatttgtgaaatttcgtTGATTTTAATTATAATCGTGGTGTTGCcaaaaactctatcttacacccgtgattatTCCAAATCAcgaacctggacaggaatcctatcctagtgaatttagttccgagtgtcctaatttattatgacaAAGTGGTTCAACTTGAACTTAATGTTGTGTTGCCAGCTGCACAGTCAATTATATTTTTGATTAGGTCAAAAGACTGtttatgaaagcacatttgttatttaaagagttatagaaTGTTTTGGTTTATTTaagtaataattaatgataagattACTTACCTTTCGTCATACATtatggtgtagttttgttaatgagcatggtctAAGGGTCCTCGTGTACaaggctagttagttaatgaagcaatgcaaaggatccttcagagccagtgtagttagattttcATTCTGTTCAGTTGCTTCAAATCGAGTTTAGGAAAGAagtatttactgtgttatctattctaatgcaagttggttaatgcacaggcatagagaccctgtactaagcaatgaagtaaCAGAGTATGATTCCATGTTCAgtgttgctactagtttcatgtgtgtcggtaattggttataaactgtaacaCCTAGTTTATTTAAGGTAATTGTTGTTGAGAGGCACATGTTACTGTTCACCATCTCTttggccatttgtttgttagtagcacatttatctgccAGTTTAGGTTAGTATATTGTAGTAGGAACAGATGtaagaaagagtttagtgtgtgtgtcaaggTAGGTTACGTTAGACTCAGTACtgcttctgctttatcattttggtTAACACAAGAATGCTGGCGACCGGTTtcaatatgtaatgttacaacttgtttttgtgctgggagaacaaATGTTCCCGACCCACCTGTTTCCCGTtagttatactctgctggagtgtatcggaaacgaatcccagtttgattgttctgtttccattaggttatctcatggTCACGTTCCTCTAACATTTCTCGCAGAGttataacgttagcatcgattgccgttttaAGGTCGTCGGTGGTACCGTTACTTACTGAGGATCACTTATCTGAGACATGATATACTCGACACCCTTAAAATACCTCATCCGCCCCATGAAAACGCTTCACTTGCCTGCTAGAGCCACGAGGGCTACTGACCGCCTCCTCGGTTTCACCAGCCTCGAGCTACTCCTCGTAATTGTTTTACCATTTAGCGCTTTTAGCCAATCAGTTTCAGGGGCAGAAACGCAGGCATTTCATTGGACAGTTTCTAATACGACCAACAGAACTCCTACGGAAGGCATCGCTTCCGACAGGTGGTGGAAAGCATCTGTCATCGGGGCAAACTTGCCAGTTTTGAAGTTAGTAGGGTAGGGCCTGAGCGCAAGCTACTTAGGAGGATTACGGAACGACGGACTCATCATCTCAAGGCTGCACAATGACCCTTTCGAGCTGAAACCAGAATCCTGCCGAACACCTGGGCCTTAAGGGCCACAACACATCCCTCGTAACTACCGTGACGCCTAAACTGGAGAAATCTCTGCCCATAGAGATGGGGTACCGATGGCTTTTCTATGCACACAATAcctacgaatggaataggaagggGGCAGGAGTGACAGTGGTACGCTATGTACACTCCGCCACACGCTGTACGTTGCTGGTGGAGTACAGAACCAGGAGATGTACAGGATCCAGTCATGTTAATGAGAACCTCGCGTATGTTAGACTTCAACGagcaaccactcacagacggcaggtgacaccactagcagtggaaggtttatacagggtggtccgttgatcgtgaccgggccaaatatctcacgaaataagcgccaaacaaaaaaactacaaagaacgaaacttgtctaccttgaaaggGGAAGCcggatggagctatggttggcctctAAATGGCGCTgctttaggtcaaacggatatcaactgcgttttttctttttaaataggaacccccacatttttattacttattcgtgtagtacgtaaagaaatatgaatgttggaccacttctttcgttttgtgatagatggcgctgtaatagtcacaaacatatggctcataattttagacgaactgttggtaacaggtaggttttttactttaaaatacagaacgtaggtacgtttgaaaattccatttcggttgttccaatgtgatacatgtacctttgtgaacttatcatttctgagaacgcatgctgttacagtgtgattacctgtaaataccacattaatgcaataaatgctcaaaatgatgtccgtcaacctcaatgcatttggcaatacgtgtgacgacattcctctaaacagcgagtagttcgccttccgtaatgttcgcacatgcattgacaatcctctgacgcatattgtcaggcgttgttggcggatcacgatagcaaatatccttcaactttccccacagaaagaaatacggggacgtcggatccggtgaacttgcgggccatggtgtggtgcttcgacgaccaatccacctgtcatgaaatatactattcaataccgcttcaaccgcacgcgagctatgtgcgggacatccatcatgttggaagtacatggtAGAACATTATGTCGGgaatagcatacattgcaccatttagattgccatcgataaagtgggggccaattatccttcctccgataacaccgcaccgtacattaacccgccaaggtcgcttatgttccacttgtcgcagccatcgtggattttccgatgcccaatagtgcatattatgataTCATGCCGGGActaagcgtcgttcaccaacagcggtaacgcttcgtccctaaatagaaatctgtcatcgtccagtaatttctctcgtgccaagtggcagaactgtacacgacgttcaaagtcgtcgccatgcaattcctggtgcatagacatatggtacgggtgcaaccgatgttgatgtaatattctcaacaccgacgtttttgatattcccaattctcgcgcaatttgtctgctactgatgtgcggattagccgcgacagcagctaaaacacctacttgggcattatcatttgttgcaggtcatggctgacgtttcacatgtggctgaacacttcctgtttccttaaataacgtaactattcggcgatctgtccgcacacttggatgatatcgtccaggataccgagcagcatacatagcaaacgcccgttgggcgttttgatcacaatagccatacatcaacacgatatcgaccttttgcacaattggtaaaaggtccattttaacacgggtaatgcatcacgacggaaataccgtccgcactggcggagtgttacgtgataccacgtacttatacgtttgtgactattacagagtcatgtatcacaaagcgaaaaaagtggtccaactaaaacattcatatttcgttacgtactacacgaatatgtaataaaaaatgggggttcctatttaaaaaaaaaaaaaagctgttgatatccgtgtgacctatggcagcgccatttagcgcgccaacgatagcgccatctggtatcccccttcaaactagacgagtttcgttttttgaagtgttttcgtttgatgcttatttcgtgggttatttggcccagtcactatcaatggaccaccctgtatacagcatgttggggggacgtggaaaacagtgcattcGTTGTCGTATTGCAGTAACGAAGCGATTTAATGAACGTCCAAAGGGACACAGTCACTGGATTTCGGGCCAAGGCTGAAAACATTCCTGAAACGGCTAAGATTGTGAACCGATTGCATACCGCCGGGGGTAAAGTACATGGTGAAtggcactgaggcaactgtggtacaccatgCACCATAGGTCACAGGGTTGAATGACGACTTcagagatgtgtacaggcaaaCAGACGTGTATCTGTTAAGCAGGTAACAGCCTACAAGAACTAAGAGGCTGCCAACAGCGTCTCCCCTATGGCCGTCCAGAGAACGTGCTCCGTACGGGCCTCCGCACCTCGCGCCTTGCTCTTGCACAATTGCTTACTGCATCTTATCGGCGACAAAAGCTGGAATtcacacgccagtactgcaactggacgtccactgagtgatgaCACGTTCTGCTTTTGAGATGAATCACAATTTATAGTTCATTAGACAGATGGGCATTGctatgtacggcgtgaaacgtctaaaaGCAAACATCCTGCTACTGTCGTTGGAAGGGTGCAGGCAGGAGGAAGGAGCATTGATGGGTGTGGAATGCTTTAGAGGCATcccttgggtgatctcgtcattctggaacgcTCAGTGGATCAAAAGAAGTATGGATCTGTCTTTGGCTACCTTGTCAACCCTTACACGCACTTTTTTTTCCCTCGACACGATGGCGCAAAGTGTCACATAGATCGCAGTGTACAGGTTAGTTCGAAGAACACTAGTATCAGTTTAGCGTACTCCCCAGACCACCAGACtatccggatttaaacccagtggaGAACCTGTGGGAATAACTCGATCGGACTGTAGGCGCCACGGATCCTCAGTAGAGgaacgtagcgcagctggccacggcactggagtcggcgtggctccagatctctgtcggtaccttccagaatctcgctGGCCCTGTTCCTGTACGTCTCGTAGCGGTCCACGCTGCATAAGGTGGCGACTCAGGCTCTTGACagacggtcacattaatgtgattggagagTGTAAATGCTTTCGTAAACTGGAGACTTCAGCGGGTGCGATCAGCTGGACGTTGGTAGCTGCGCCGCTGCGGTCGTTCACTTGTGGCAGCGTCGGCTTTGGGCCACTTTTCGTTtcggatatttgtggtaagttcctatgggaccaaactgctgaggtcatcggtgcctagacttacataCAACttaaacttaaattaacttacgctaaggagaacacaaacacccatgcccgagggaggtcacgaacttccgacggggggagccgtgagaaccgtggcaaggcgcttcagaccgctcggctacccctcgCTCTGTGCCATTGTGTGGTCCCCGGCGACGCTGTGAGCATATGGGGGCGCGCCCAGCAGCCGCCACCAGAAGCTCTCGAGAGCGCAGAGCGGGTCGATCCGCGGCTGGGGCGGCGTGGAGTCTGCTGGCTCTCGACTCGCCGCGACACTCGGAGTGGAGGGGGCTAGTTAGcagccaggaggggggggggggggggggagggcgggcgcCGGGGCTCGAGTCCGGACAAAGAGGCCGAGCAGCGCAGGTCTGAACAGAgccgggctgggctgggctgggcgcgCCATGCCAGTGACTCACACCGCCGCCTCCTCCTGTCTGCCGCGAAGGTAAACACGACCAGCACTGCGGAAAACACCTCTCCTTTCGCAATCACTGGAAACACCAATCGCCCTGAAACACTGAGAGGTGCCTGTAGGTTTGGTTATGCTTGCGTCTTCGCCTCTACAGCGTTAGTTGTCGTCTACTGACGCAGCTAAAGAGACCTGAACATAAGTGTGGTGTACACTATGTGGGAGGCTGAGTGATGCAGTAGCTGACGTCATATGTTTCCCGGCCAAGTTAACAggcaggtagaacagggcagcggCGCACATACAGTTGCTTGCAGGACGCCGCTTGCGGCTAAGTAACTGCAGCGGCTGTGTGCATGTTGAATGTGGTAACGCGTGTGGACGCTTTTGCACACTCCGCGATCTCTCGTATTTCTTATACAGTTAGGGCAGGATAATGATGTTGCGAAGCACTCCGTCCGTTCAAAAAGTTCCCAAACTGCTTTTGTTCCTCGCGTAAAACCGCCGTCACCGCGGCGAGAACTAACAATTGTAAACAAAGTTATCAGCAGGTATTGGTAAAccgtaagccgtcggcacacgtacCGTGCTTTTGaaagtcaacgttgagcgtgccgagtttaaaAGTGCTGCTAAACGCTCAGACACGATGCGACCTGTGCATACGGCACGTGTGGCTCAGCGTGGTATAAACGATCTCTGCGTGCTCCAGGGGGAGTTGTCGACAGTACCTGGCTCGTAAATCACACTGCTTACGAAATGGACAAGCGCAAAAATCCTACATTAGCTTTATCAAAAAGCACATGTCCTCTCTTGTTCATATGCTAGTCGTGTTATTCTGTTtgtagtgtgttgttgttgttgtcttcactccacaggttggttcgatgcagctctccatgctactctattctgtgcaagcttcttcatctacgagtaattactgaaacctacatccttctgaaactgcttagagtTTTCATCCCTTGGTACCCCctatgatttataccctccacgctaccctacaatactaaattggtgatcccttgatgcctcacaacttgtcctaccaatcgatcccttcttctactcaacttgtgccaaaaattcctcttctcgtCATTTCTATtcattatctcctcattagttacgtcatctacccatttaatctgcagcattcttctgtagcaccacattttggaagcttctattctcttcttgtctaaactagttatcgtccatgtttcacttctacatatggcttcactccatacaaatactttcagaaaagacttcctgacgcttaaatctatactcgatgttcacaaatttctcttcttcagagacaatttccttgccatagccagtctacattttatctcctctctacttcggacatcatcagttactttgatgcacaaatagcaaaattcatctcttactttaagtgcctcattttctaatctaattccctcagcatcacctgactacattccattatcatcgctttgcttctgttgatgttcatcttgtatcatcctttcaagaccttGTCGATTCCATTtatctgcttttccaagtcctttgctgtttgtgacggaattacaatgccgtcggcaaacctcaaagttttcatttctactacaggctacaaccctgtctcattcccttctcaatcactgcttccctttcgttatCCCTCGACTGTTACCGCTGCCAtctgcttgcattgcacaggaagacgtgcatatatcctccagagttcgtagtaggaaagaaaagttacgaagtgaggCAGTGTCgtttgaaactgggatgaatactaattgtagtgggaaagctgaaagtgataatgttgtgattattccttgtgttgtattctatgttgcagtgtggtgtatgtcatgtaatttaagtatgtgtggtttgcatgggagagtagcaaggtagtttcagaggtagtgggttatgcatgttccttttgtaccgctcggtctgaagGAAATTTTCGTaacgatgggtgtgagagtcgaagtgtgagatatagaaaaagatccaccatcctatccaaaaAGTGCACTGTAGCTTTAAATAATTActagaccataagatagagaatcaccaatgtaaagccatgcccactgggcggaagcccgcatctcgtggtcgtgtggtagcgttctcgcttcccgcgcccgggttcccgggttcgattcccggcggggtcagggattttctctgcctcatgatggctgggtgttgtgtgttgttgttaggttagttagatttaagtagttctaagttctaggggactgatgaccatagatgttaagtcccatagtgctcagagccatttttgaactgggcggaatttctcatgtgttattgttgtaggttatagaatttgtgtgtttaggttatagaatttatcggaataaataagatagtgaaaagaaaaagattggtggcattttccttcgaattgtatgttgtcatgatatccagaatttataatgtgtgcgccattcaaattcagtgcgatggccacgtgttgatcaaagccgttaaataagaaagaaaatgtggtattgccagtgcgtagtgaacagtcagagttctgtaaattactaatagtcagttgTGCGTTTcctttgcgtaatattcaaacaggagaataacttgtaacttaattgtgtgtactagagttcatgttactcgataaataagaatgagtgcaCTCgcatggcagaccactcatcttgcaggcctgactgcttgatgccacagtatgagcaaggcatgtgggtgcctcttataattcgaccctgccaggattttgCTGTTAAGATTTTTTTTGATGGGATATATTGCGATAGCgctaagaagtaaaattttttgaTTGCAATTTCTTTCTGGATTTGTGaggatcttttatttttttaggtAATTAATTGCTATATCGTCCATGGCTGGAAGATCGTTGTATAATTTTGTTGCGTAATGTCCGTAGTAACTAGGTCGCAGTCGAAAAGTGTAGTCACTATGGAGGAGAGTGATTCTGGGGTGAACGTAGCAGTGGAACAGGAAGTAGGTGTCGACCTTGGGTTAATGAGCGAGAACAGCAAACAATCGGAAGGGGCTGAATTGGTCAGCGGACCGCGGCTATGTGATCCTTTAGGCAGCGGGCTTTGTCCACAATCGGGGGCTTTTCCCGACGACGCGGGCGAGCTGGGACTAGGTCCGGTATGCAGTGAAAGTGTAGCTACCCTTAGCGAAGAAGCTACGGTTTCTCAGGCGAGCGAGGTGAGCGCATCGAAAGTAGCAAATGACAATGCGCTACTGCATTTTTTACAGAGGATGGATAGAGataataaggaaagattggaagcaaTGGATAGAGATAATAAGGAAAGACtggaagcgatggataaagataataaggagagagatagggagactaaggaaagattggaagcgaaTAAGGAAATATGGGAGGCAATGGATAAGGGAAATAAAGAGGGAATGAGGAAGCTACACACAGTTATCGATGAGCGTCTGTCCGCAGTTAATAATCGGTTAGATGAGGGAGAGAAGAATCTGGATGCGTTGAAGCAAGTATGTGTTGCCGTGAAAGAAAAAGCAATAGAGAATGATATTACAGAACGTAGGGACGTGTTGCCCGATGAGCGAATCAAAGAGATAGTGGAGGACTTACTTGCAGATAAACAAGGGGCATTAGACAGCGTGGAAGCTCAAGTCACCCGGCAGGAAGCGGCGCTAAATAAACACAGGGATGAAGTTGCGGAGGTAGTGGTCAGAATGAATACGATTAGCGCAGATGTAGAAAAGATCAGTATAAGAGGCGAAACAGGCTCAGACAGTACGCAGCGAGAGGTTTATGCCGACTAGGAGGAGATACAAACACCATTACAGTTTAAAGAGGCACAATTAGAAGTAAATAGGAAACATAGGGAAGAACTAGCACAGTTACAATTAGCGTGCAGTAGCGAATGTGAAACACCACCAGGTAGATCGCTGAGGGAGAGTGAGATAAATTCAAAAAACGAAAATAGGCAGAAAGAGGAAGACGAACTCAGCGAGTTAGAAGAAAGGTTGTGTCGGATAAAACAGGTGGCAAACCCAACTGGGTATAGTCCAAGGTCGGAAAACATAAATGCGGAAGAAGAATGTAGGAGGCACTTCGTGTCGGTGCAAACGTACACTTGTTTTCCGGATCCAGATAACTAccaacatccatgcctgtggctgtCTCAATTTCAAGATTCATTACCTTCATCGTGGGGACCGCTCTTCAAAATGAAGTTTGCGTGTAACCGTTTGAGGGACGAGGCTAGAGCGAAAATGCAGGAAGTTATTAAAGACTGTGGTAGCTAAAATA
Protein-coding sequences here:
- the LOC126335985 gene encoding arp2/3 complex-activating protein rickA-like; protein product: MEESDSGVNVAVEQEVGVDLGLMSENSKQSEGAELVSGPRLCDPLGSGLCPQSGAFPDDAGELGLGPRMDRDNKERLEAMDRDNKERLEAMDKDNKERDRETKERLEANKEIWEAMDKGNKEGMRKLHTVIDERLSAVNNRLDEGEKNLDALKQVCVAVKEKAIENDITERRDVLPDERIKEIVEDLLADKQGALDSVEAQVTRQEAALNKHRDEVAEEEIQTPLQFKEAQLEVNRKHREELAQLQLACSSECETPPGRSLRESEINSKNENRQKEEDELSELEERIRRAPFATGSFPLPPPPPPPPPLAYAGPRRVASNYKLCTPPPPPPPSHLLAIITEAAGSAQTPLPLAPN